The following DNA comes from Aquila chrysaetos chrysaetos chromosome 9, bAquChr1.4, whole genome shotgun sequence.
TGGGAACCCAGGGAGAGGGGACCCTGGGCAGCGAcagtgaggaggaggatgaagagcagcagGACGGGTCCGATGCCTGGCGGGTGCAACGGCTGCAGGCGCGTCTGGCGAGGAAGACGCGGGAATGCCAGCGGCTGGCGGCCACCGCCGCCAGCATCCGGCAGCAGGTGCGGGACCTGGCACGGCTCCTGCCCGGGTGTAAAGCCAGGGACGGGACGGAGGATGAGGATGGTGCCTGCCTGACTCTCCTGGCCCAGCACATGGAGGAGCTGAGGAAAAGGATGCTGGCCGAAGGGGATGGAGGACAACAAACCATGGCACAGCTTGATGGCGATGATGGAGTGCCGGTGCTGGCCCCGTTCCTGACCTGGCTGGGGGACGAGTGTACCAAGATGCGGGCAGCGAAGGCGAGTGCCTTCACCCGGAGCAAGGGGCTGcggaaggaggtggaggaagcCCTGCGGAGCAAACTGCACTACGAGGTGGTGTCGGCTGATGCCGTCCGGAGGAGCTTGGCGGCTTGGGAGAAAAtggtggtggggctggagcagaCCCTGAGCCGTGCCGATGAGACCCACGCCAAGATGCTTCAGGGATCCCGCATCCTCCTGGAAAATCTCCAGCGGGAGCCAGTGCAGCTGCTTGCCAGAACAGCACCTTCCCAGTGCCCGGTGAACGGCACGGAGCCGGCTCTGGGTGGGAAGAGCCAAGAGGAGCTGCCAAGGGAGGGTAGGAACTTGGAGAAGGAGATGCTGGAGCTGAAGGAGAGCAACGGGATGCTCCTGGGGGAGCTGGCCCGGCTGAGCCGCGAGCGGGAGcggctgcaggaggagctgcgGAGGCTGCGGGAGCAGGACCCCGATGCTGAACCGGTGGCGGAAGGTGCCGGAGCAGCCGCCCTGGCCCGGGCGCTGGCGGCCGAGAGGGAGGAGGCAGCGAGGCTGCGGCGGAGGTTGGCAGGGCAGCGACAGGAGCTGGCGGTGCTGCGGGATGGGGTGGGCAAGCGGGTGCAGGAGGCAGCCGGTGATGCCAGTGCCGGCATCCTGCGGGAGCTGCACCTCAAGCTGGATGGGCTGGTGAGGTCCCAGCACGAGGCCTTGCAACTTGTTGCAGAGATGGAGGGTGAGGGTACCCCGGGTGAAGGAGCTCCCCATAGCGATGGGGATGGTGGGGCTGGGCTACTGGGCGAGCTGGAGGATGCACTGGGTGAACTGGTCAAGGAGCTGGGGACGGCGTCAGGTCCCCGCGTGCCACGGCTGCTGGAGCGGCTCGCCGGCACCACCGCCACCCTGCGCGGCTGGGCGTTCCTCGGGGAGCAGTGGGAGCAGCCGGGGGCCGAGGCCGAGCGCTGGCGGGTGGCGGCAGCAGAGGAGAAGCGGGCAAAGGAGGCAGCGGTGGCCCAGGCAGCCGAGCGGGAGCGGGAGGCACAGGAGCTGcgggagaaggctgaggggcTGGAGCGGAGCGTGGGGAACCTGCGGGCAAAGGCGGGCGAGCTCTCCAGGGCCTGCCGGGACAAGGAGGGGAAGGTAAGGAGTGGGAGGGCCTGGGACATGGGCTGGCGGGAACAGGGGCACCTTCCCATCACCATCCCCATCATCACTGTACCCTTCTTGTCAATGTCCTCTTCCCATTGCTGTCCCCATCATCACCATCCCCTTCCCATCACCATCCCCTTCCCATTGCTGTCCCCATTGCCATTTCCTTCCCATCGCCATCTCCTTCCCATCACCATCCCTGTTGCTGTCCCCATCACTGTCCCCATCATCACCATCCCCTTCCCATCGACATCCTCTTCCTGTCACTGTTCCCATCACTGTCCCCTTCCCATCACTGTCCCTATCACTGTCGCCTTCCCATTGCTGTCCCCATCACCATCCTCTTCCCATCATCATCCCCTTCCCGTTGCTGTCCCTGTTGCCATCTCCTTCCCATCACTGTCCCCATCACCATCCCCTTCCCATCACTGTCTCCCTCCCATCACTCCCCCCCATCACCTctcacccccaccccagtgTTTCACCAGCCCGATGTCCCCGGGGGGAGCCGGGTttggggggccgggggctgcccagGACCTCTGGGGCAACCGTGAGATTCTTCCCACTTGAGTCCATCTCCCAGCCAAATCTGAGAGGGGAGCAGATGGGAACCAAAGGGACAACCCCGGGGTGTGACGGGGAGCGGCTGGTCCCCATCAGCACCCTGactttgcccccccccccccaccggtACCCATCCCCAGATGAAGAAGCTGCTGGCAGAGACTGAGAAGCTGTCGGCGGAGGTGCTGGGGCTTCGTGGCCAGAGCGCCcggctccagctccagctggagGTGGGTGCCAGCACCTGGCATCACCCGCTGTCACCTTGTCACCCTTCCtaccttcttcttctcctccccaggtCCAGCAGAAAAACCACCAGGACATTGTAGCAGTCTATAGGACCCACCTGCTCAACGCTGCCCAGGTGGGATCCCAAGTCCCCCTCATTTTGGGGTGacatggggcgggggggaacgATTTTGGATGCAATGctggaaaatacaaatttgGAGTCTGGCAGCAAATTTGGGTCACCTAGGGGAGGCCGGATCTGGGCTCACAGCAAAGCTCTCCTCCCCACAGGGGTTCATGGATGAGGGGGTCCACGCCATGCTGCTGCGGATCCTGCGGATGGAGGAGTGAGGGGCAGGATCGGTGCCAgtcccatcccccccccccaagccatTAAACTGGAAAAGCCACGTGTGTCCCCCATCCTGTGTCCCCGTCTGCATCTGGGTGTGCTGGATTCACGGCGGGGAGGGGTGAGGTGGGGGGTCCTGGCTGGGGGGTTGGTGGGAGATGGGGTGTGACACCCCAGAAGAGCTCACAGCCCCGGTCAGTCCCCGCGTCCCAGGCCAGGACTAGGGAGTGGTGCTGGACAGACTGCGGGCCAGGACTGTACAGCACCAGTCCCGTACTGGACCCGTCCTATACAGCACCAGCGCCATACAGCACCAGTCCCATACTGGGCAAGTACCATGTAGCACCAGTCCCATATAGCACCGGCCCCGTACTGGACCAGTCCCATAGAGCACCAGTCCCATCCTGGAccagtcccccccccccgagtccATACGGGACCCGTTACCCCTGGGCGCAGGCCCCTCCCATCCCGTCCcgggggcggggcagggcgaGGCGGAGTGGGCGTGGCGAAGGGGAAGTGGGCGTGGCGCTGAGCCTGCGCGGCTGGCGCGGAGTTGCGCGACGCTCCCTGCCTACGCCCCGCCCCCGCTCCCTTTCCCCGTCCCCTGCGCCGtgcggccgcggcggggcgcggaGTTTGCCTCGATCCCTGCGCGGCGGCTGCCATGTCCCAAGATGGCGGAGGCGGCGGAGCTGAAggtgcggcggggcgggcgggagccgAGTGGCACCGGGGACCCGGCAgtgcggggctggggcgggggctGAGGGGGGTGTGGGGATGGAGTGAGGCAGTGTGGGGCCGAGGGGGTCTGTGGGGATGGAGTGAGGcagtgtggggctggggggggtctgtGGGGATGGAGTGAGGTagtgtggggctgggagggggtcTGTGGGGCTGGATGGAGTGAGGCAGCGTGGGGCTGAGGGGCTCTGTGGGGATGGAGCCAGGCAGTGTGGGGTTGAGGGGATGTCTGGGGCCGGGGATCAGGCAGCCTGGGGCTGAAAGGATGTGGGGGACTGAGAGGATGCATGGTGCCAGGGGGatgtgtggggctgggggactTTGCAGTGGGCCCAAGGAggtgtgtggggctggggatgtTTTGCAGACAGATGGGGTGGCCGTGTTGGCCTGTGGGacagggggctgtggggtgccaGAGACAGGGGTTAGGGCTGTACTGGGGTGTAGGGCAGTGGTGGATGAAGAGGTGTGGGAGCCAggtggggggctgtggggacagcCGGTGTGGGGTGCAGAGGTGAGGAGGAATGGGGATTCTGGGGTTGGAGTGCACAGGGGGGCTGAGGTGAGCCAAGGGATCCTGACTCGGGGGCAGAGCCATGGGGGGAAGGTACAGGGACCACCGGGGCAAAGGGACCGTAGCGAGGGTGCCAGCGTCGGAACCTTTGTGCACTGAGTGATGGGTGAAGCTGGCGAGTGCGGCAGTGAGCCTGGTGGGCTTGTCCATGAGAAGAGGGGCTGAAAGACCTTGGGGGGCTTTAGAAGTGCAGAGCCGTGGAGAGAGAGGTAGAAAACCAAAGGATGGGAGAGCCAAGAGCCGGAGTGGTTCAGAGCCTTGAAGGATGCCAGGGGGAAGGTAGGGGAGCAGAAAAGGACCGCAGGCTGGAGAGGGGACGATGTGGAGGCAGGTTTGGGGTGCAGTatgggaggagggagcagagagcGTGTAACATGGTAGTGCTGCACCAGTGCTCACAGCTGGATGGGGTTTCATCTCCCTCCACTCTCTTTTTCTCGTTTTTTTAGGAGTCAGAGTGTGTCACCACCTTTGCCCACCAGACTGTGGAATATGAAATTGCCCCTGGTAACTAATtccaaagctgatttttttttttttctctccttgttggtggtttaatattttttcccccacaggCTGGAATATAGGTCTTAGCTGGCTGAAGTGGCCTAGGAGTCCTGCCGCCTTCCCTGTGCTGGGAACAGTAAGACATTTGGGAACTGGCACCTTTTTGGCAGGCAGCCATAGCAAGAACATAATTCTCCAGAGTAATATTTATCTGTAATCTTTCCAGCAGTGCCCTGTCCAAATTTTGATACAGCTTTATGGTGTgatctttctccctcccctaaAACTTAAGCCTGACTACAACAGGAGCCCTATCAAGTGGCAAAACATTAACAGTATTGGCAGAGAAATTGGTTCCGATAATTGTAATTGGGTGACTTGGGACTGCGCAGAAGTTGAGCTCCAGCAACTGCGTCCGTAATCCTGCAATTTGGGGACATAGTTTAGCAAACGGTAAAGCTGAGTGTGACCCAGGGCGAAGTGTCTGTAATGTTTTCTGCTCCGCTTCCTCTGCGGATAAATCCCTGCAGAGGAATTGTGGTTTAAGACTAGGTGTAGCTTAGTGCACAGGTTTACCTCTCTGGGGTTTGGCCCCTGCCCCTGGGTGCCAGCCCTTTGAGGCTTCTCCAGTTTACTTTTGAATTTCTGCTCCCTTTCCCTTGTCCATCTCCCCTACCCCCCTTTCTGGTTTCCTCGCCAGGAGTTTGTTTAAGCTTTTTACCATCTGTGTCTCATTGTAAAAGCAAGACGAGCcagttgaaaacaaaatgatttCTCCTTATAAAGCCCGTAGTTGGCTTAAGAcactttcctttatttaaaagacCGAACGGTGACTCCCCTGGACAGAGAAGAAATTTGCGGATGTGCCTTGTTCAACAGCGGCACGATCAGACTTGAGTCTGCTGCAGATCCATCCGCTACCCAAGCCTCAGGTGCCCTCTGACAGCTCTCGATTGCCAACTCTTACGGCAACAAAGAGAGTTTTTTTCCGCTGCTCTGATGCTCTGAGCGGTAATCGGAGAGGCTTCAGGGGTAGATAAGAgtccacagctgctgcagcgGTGGTGACACAGCCATCCTATGTCACAAATGCGagtgttttttaataataaatgtgaATCTCGTGCTGGTGAGCCATGCTACACTAATCTCCTGCCGGTTGAAGGACTCTGGAGGATTTTTAGGAGGAATAGGTGTGGGAAGGTCGGTTCTTTTACAATGATTGTTGCAAAAGGGGAGGGAGTTGGTAAGAGGAATATTTGATAAATGTGCATCCCTAATGTGTCTTTTCTGAGAGGTATTTAAAACAGGCACTATCAAAGTTGAGAGACCCCAAGTTGAGCTTTTTCCTCTTAAAGGACAGAGGTTTCCTGCTTCTAAAAAATTCTCCTGGCTccaaaaagggggaaaaaaaataatcattattctCTTGAACGTATCACCCAGCAAAGGTAATAAGCAAATCCCACGCAACCTACAGGGTTTGATGTGCTTTTTTCTACATGAAACCTTAATCTGACACTGTGTCTGTTCTGTATTGGGGACCACATGGCACTTTTTGTAATGACAGAGCTGGCTTTGATAGCTTTACCAAATActtccctgtttttttccccactggaaAGTGGAACATCTGTCACGTTGTCCTCCTGAGATGCTGCGTTTTTGTTGCGTGGGTAACAAAATCCTCATACAGCGAATTACACTGCCTTAAAACCCCTTGGCACATAGACCAGAATCAATTAACTATCTAATAAGCTTGACCTGTAGATTATGGAGGCGTGCCTCTTCATTCGGTATTTATAAGTGACTCTAGAAAACTTGGTCTGTAAGATGTAAAGTCGAGATGTTCCCGTCAGCTCTTCTTGAAGGAAATTTAGCTCTGATGGGTTTGAGAATCaatccaaatgcaaaatacGCCTCCTGTTAAACTGACGAggtttcagcttttattttgcatttcttttatcaAAGGGGTTGCAGTTTTTTGGCATTTCTGAACTCACAGAAGCCAACCTTTCCCCTCTACCCCACTGGTACTCCACTGCAGCTGGATGAAGCCCCTCCATGGAACCAAAATCATGGATTTAAACCCCACAAAATTATAACTAATTTGAGAACAATTCTACTACTGTTGAATAAGTTGCATTTTGGGAGCCTAAAGGGAAACGTCTTTCTAGATGCAGAGTGGTGGTGAAACTCTGTGtgccttttcttatttaaaaggGAGAGTGTTGGGAGTTGCTCCTATCCCAGGTTTAACCCTCTTTTActtgcatgaaagaaaagattgtgctataatttgtgtgtgtatatatacacatagaaGTATATATGTGCTTCCGCAGCACTCTTTGTCATCCCATGGGTGTTTCTGCTTAAACAAGTTATTCCAAAATCATATTACGAGTTCAGGAGAAGGATGATTTTGTGAACGACTGCAGGATTGAGCTGAGTTTCTAGGTCTCTTGCCTGGTGTGACTGCAGAGAGGTCTGTGAgaccctttttatttttccttctgtgaaatGGGAATAATTCTCTATTTTCTCTGCTTCGGGCATCTTTCAACTTAACACTGTCAGGCTTGTTGGACTCATGGTGAGAATTAGGAGGTTGCTGTTGGGGAGACTCCTGTCAGTGAGTGGGGTTGATAAATGATGCCAGCCAAGGTATAGAGGTGGCGCCTGATGCATGttcttgcttaattgcagcCTTTCTCATTAATGGCTGATGTCTGTTTTTGGATTCAATGTCTGATGTGTCTCTTTAGAGGAACATCGGGCCAAAACTGGGCATTCCCAAAgtatattttagaaataaaagaataaaaggctGAAAACCTCTGCAGTCACACTGGGGCTTGGCTTTTCTAAGCCAGCCTGAAGGAGACTTAAAGCGAGAGCTTTAAACCCAGAGAGGTACAAAAGCTTTAGTTTAAATGCAAGGTTGACCCTACAAGAAATTGTCAGCATTTATTCAAAGATAAGGTGATTTAACAACCGTTTGGGTGTTAGGAACTGCTCAGGGGTCCATTGAATTGGGAAGTGAATGCTACCTTTTGCATTTCCAGATCCAAGCAAAGTATCTaaaagtaaacccaaatctAAATATTTACAGTTCTGCTACTAACGAGTTATTGATGACAAGGGGAACTTCAAACTTGACAGTGTCTCTTTTAAGGCCTCCACCATCTTCCTTAATGAACCCATGGCTTGTTTTTGGATTGTGTCTGTCACACAGCGATTGTAATGGTGGtcgttttattttcttgcagcatATGGTTATGAGCTTTAGGGTATCAGAATTACAAGTTCTCTTGGGCTTTGCTGGAAGGAACAAAAGTGGAAGGAAGCACGAACTTCTCACAAAGGCCTTACAGCTGCTGAAATCTGGCTGCAGCCCGGCTGTCcagatgaaaattaaagaaCTGTACCGGCGGAGGTTCCCGAGAAAGATCTTAACCCCTTCGGACTTGTCAATGCTCCACATTCAGGCAGGGCAACTGCCTTCGGCCACTGCGCTGACACAGGGCACCGTGTGTCACCTGCCCTATgaccacagctctgctgctgccaccgtGCCAGCGGCTCTGCTGCCTCCGGTGCCTGTGCTGGGACCCAAGCACGAGACAGACATTCAGCACCTATCGCCACCCATACATCCTGTCCATCCGGATGTCAAGATGAAGAGGCTGCCCTTCTACGATGTTTATGATGAGTTGATAAAACCCACCACGTTAGGTACGTTAAAAAATGCTCAGTCCTCTTGTTCTTTGGAGGCTCCTTTTGTTCGCTCAGATAGAAGGATTTGAGCTAGAGACCTTTCAACAAGGAGTGGTGTGAGTGGATTCAAAAGGCTGATATCCACATGAAAGTGGGATTTCATAGActcatggaatggtttgggttggaagagacctttaaaggtcacctagtctGACCCCCCTGCCATGAGTGGGGACATCTCCCACTcaatcaggttgctcagagccccgtccaacctgaccttgaatgtctgcagtgatggggcatcgaccacctctctgggcaacctgggccagtgcctcaccatccCCAgcgtaaaacatttcttcctgacGTCTGGTCTGAATCTctcctcttttagtttaaaaccatcgccccttgtcctgtcgctacaggccctactaaaaagtctgtccccatctttcttataactattgaaaggccacagtgaggtctccctggagccttctcttctccaggctgaacaaccccaactctctcagcctgtcctcgtAGCAGAGGCGTTCCAGCCCTCAAATCGTTTGAACCAATAATTTCCAACTCTGGGCTGCCAGAAGTGGAAGCTTTTAGTTGCTTGTCAGTCTTGTTCCAAatttatttgcatgaaaaagGCTATTTCTCTCCCAGCTGACACCTTTTCTGTTAAGTGTATATTTTATAAGTATATGTAAGTTTTGgattatttactgttttcacTTGATAGAGCCtggggttttctttgtgttctgAATTGTGAAGTTTTCTCTGGTCTGTGGTATGTCAGCATTTGGGTCCTAATCCCAAGAGAATAAAACCAAGGATAAATTGGCATGGGCTCCCTTTCTGAACAAATCAGTGAATGCCAGGGGAATTAATTATAAAAAGTGGTTTGTTATTTTTGCAAACAACTGGTGTTACAACTTCCAGCAAAATCCTCCGCCACCTTTAAGTCTTAATTCTGCTTTAATTGTTAACAAACATGTAGTCCTAAAATCTTCCAATATCTAAAATTAATGATCTGTTTTATGCATAATAATCCAGCTTGAAGGTTGCAAAGATGAGAAGAGGTCGGCTCTGTGGAGATGAGAAAACTTGACGTCAGGCAGGAAGCAAACGGGGATCTTAAATAAGAGCTGAAATGGGGTATGGCAAAAGGGCAAAGCTGCTTGTTTTTCGACATGATGTGGAGGCTGAGCGCTCCAATGCTTCCTCATTTGTAAAAtagggaagagaaaatgttgGTTTTTGCTTAATTCCAGAAAAGTTGTGTGTTTGCTGTAATCTTTAAAATGCTGGTGGGGAGACGTACGGTACAGAGTTAGCCTAGTAATTGCTGGTGGTTTTGGAAGCGCTGCTGCACTTGGGGTGATTTGGGCCCATGAAGAAGGGagatttcttctggtttttagAATAAGttgtatttttactttagaTTGAGCCCTTCTGGCCTCTTTGGACTAGATCCACCCATCTTATGCCTTTTAAATGGTTTTTGCTTGGATTCAGGGTGGTTTTCCTTTCATATAAACATAGTAATGTTTGCTAAAGTGAAGATAAGTGTGTCTGTACTCCAACCAAAACCCATgtgctttttttgggggggggggtgatttggttttgttactgttttgctaaaaattgccttttcttaGGTTTGGCTTTGATCAATCTCTCAGAAAACCTGTGGTTAAGCTTCTTCCCTGAAATGGGATACGCGCCTTGCgaaagaaatgattttttttttttctctcccttgatAAAACTCCCTTCCTTATGTGTTGGTGCTTGAACTTGAGTTTTTATGTAATTCCTAGGGGATCATggacttttatttttgccttctggtggtttgtgtctttcttctccctttagCTGTGTAAATGTCCCCTTcccattcttttattttagttacTTGGGGCAATTTTATTATAAGTGTCCAGATATGAAGGTTGTGGTatcagaaaaatgtcagaaataagCAAtatgtgggaaggaaaaatgaaaacaggatgGAGAGGGTGCTGATGGGTGGAGACAGTGTCATGGGGGTTAATGATAAAGCCTCCTGGACCGTCCATGCTTTGTTTGCTGCAAGTGAGGAGTATCcaagctttggctttcctacTCCCCATCCTATACGAAACCTCTAGCTGTGTTACTCTGAATCTTGGAGATGTCTGAATCTCGGAGATGTCGGTGTTTCTCTCTGGGTTGGATGAAGGCTGTCAGCTGAGCAATAACACTGGTTATAAATTGCTTGTTAGGTAGAGGTTGGTTATCAGTTATAAATGGAGGCAGCAGAGAACAGAGCAAGCTGCAGATTTTGAGCAGCTTTACCCTGGCGCTGTTTGGAACAGAATCAGGATCCGATTTTGTCATCGAGGAGTGAAAGGCTTAGGCAGAAAGTCCTAAGATGGTCAAAATTCCTCTGAATGTCTCCAGTCCTGTCTGCCAGCCCGTTGCCACTGCTGCAGGTCCTGGGGAAGATCTGGCAGGTCATCTGCCAGGAAACTCAGGGCCTCTCATTCCTCGCAttcctgagctgcaggaggctggagaAGCAAAACCCCTGCCCCACTGAGGAAtctgtgcttgaatgtgctttTTGGGGAGGCCAGCGTAAGGGTGTCCCTCTCCGAAGGCAGGTGGCACAGAGGATGAAGCTAACCTTCTCCTCTGCGGATCCATAGTCGCTGTGGATGGTCACGCTGTGGCCAGCTCATGACAAGTGTTACCGAActcattgaaataaataaaagatcaaaatatGAGATTTACACTAACACATGCCACTGTGATAAAGTCCTCAGCTTCGTTGTCTCCTGACCCAGGGATGCTCCATGTCCCAGAGAGCACTGGTGGGAGCTGTTGTTGCTCAGGACTTCTCCTGATGAGTGTAAAAACGAGTGCAGAAGAGGCCAGATGGGCTCTTTGCAAATTACACTGGCTGACAATGTCAGTGGTCTTCGTTCTAGGATACTGATACTCTGCAAATATTAATAAAGTAGTTTATGGTGGTTGTGAGGGAGGCAGACACCTGCCAGTTTTACTGAGGGAGAAGCTCAGGCATAAAAGAAGTAGTAACTTGGTTAAGGTCGGGGTAAGAGAGGGGGAAATCctggtttatttttacatgtattttgcaCAGAATGTTTTTACTGTGCTCATCACTAACCCTCGCATAAAATTCTTGATTCTCCCGTTATGTGGGTTTCTCCGcgtgtgtttatttttaatcaaggGCATGGCTGGTTTTCTGGAAATTCGCCATGACTCTGACCATGTGTTCGAGGACAAAATGGCAATGCCTGATTATTGTTCGGCAACTGTACTTACTCCATAACCACAgtaattattataatttccAAGGCAATGGATGACCTCTGCCATTCCCTTTGCTCCGCATTTGATCTCACTCTTCCCAACCTGTCTGCTGATCCCTGGGAAGCGCTGTGCAGCTCTTCATGGACTCGGGAGGCTGTTGCAGACCCAGGAGAGTGAGCGGGCAGTTTTCCCGATTTTCTCACCATTTGCTATCTGTGCAAGCCACCTTACTTTCCAGGCCTCAGTTTTCCTTGTAAATAAAATGATGGAAACTGAACGTCTACCTTGAAAGACAGACCTGACGCTTGGTTACATGGACAAGGACTTGGAGGGCCCCTGCATGGAAACTGCAGTTCATTTTGATGACAGATTGTGTTCTGCTTTTAGTGGATGCTGTCCTGTGTTTATGACAAGCCTTGGTGCCTGCACGGGTAAGGATGACTTAATGATGATGTAATTTGTCTTAAATTCTCTTTGTCAGCCTCAACAAACAGTCAACGGTTTGAAGAAGCTCACTTCACCTTTGCTCTAACCCCCCAGCAAGTTCAACAGATCCTCACCTCCCGGTAAGCGAAATGGCATCTCTCTGGATGCTTCCCTGCTGTGGCTGCATGTTCTTCCCCGGCAGAATGGGGAGTGGAGTCAGGAGGAAAAATGGGCAGAGTTTGGATGAGCTGAGCCTGGCAGCTGAGGAGGTCAGGGACAGTCGGAATAGGAGGAAGCGCTGAATCTTAAACAATTCACGTTTCTGTGCTCCAGTGCAGTATGGGAGAATAAAATGCC
Coding sequences within:
- the ANKRD35 gene encoding ankyrin repeat domain-containing protein 35 isoform X1 codes for the protein MKRMFSCSSSQVAVESWNKQDQKLLEAVEKGDVGRVSALASRKTARPAKLNAVGQSAFHLAASKGLTECLTLLLAHGAPINEKNDDGSTALHLATIACQPQCVKVLLQYGANESHVDGQNRTPLHWAASSGCASSVLLLCDHEALLDATDAHGQTPLMLAARGNHAAICAQLLQRGADPNLTDKDKKTALTLACEHRSLESAELLLSHGAVVGDEDCWHYTGQTSSRVLRWLLRSTHGGGRENGAGCAGDPAPQVGTQGEGTLGSDSEEEDEEQQDGSDAWRVQRLQARLARKTRECQRLAATAASIRQQVRDLARLLPGCKARDGTEDEDGACLTLLAQHMEELRKRMLAEGDGGQQTMAQLDGDDGVPVLAPFLTWLGDECTKMRAAKASAFTRSKGLRKEVEEALRSKLHYEVVSADAVRRSLAAWEKMVVGLEQTLSRADETHAKMLQGSRILLENLQREPVQLLARTAPSQCPVNGTEPALGGKSQEELPREGRNLEKEMLELKESNGMLLGELARLSRERERLQEELRRLREQDPDAEPVAEGAGAAALARALAAEREEAARLRRRLAGQRQELAVLRDGVGKRVQEAAGDASAGILRELHLKLDGLVRSQHEALQLVAEMEGEGTPGEGAPHSDGDGGAGLLGELEDALGELVKELGTASGPRVPRLLERLAGTTATLRGWAFLGEQWEQPGAEAERWRVAAAEEKRAKEAAVAQAAEREREAQELREKAEGLERSVGNLRAKAGELSRACRDKEGKVRSGRAWDMGWREQGHLPITIPIITVPFLSMSSSHCCPHHHHPLPITIPFPLLSPLPFPSHRHLLPITIPVAVPITVPIITIPFPSTSSSCHCSHHCPLPITVPITVAFPLLSPSPSSSHHHPLPVAVPVAISFPSLSPSPSPSHHCLPPITPPHHLSPPPQCFTSPMSPGGAGFGGPGAAQDLWGNREILPT
- the ANKRD35 gene encoding ankyrin repeat domain-containing protein 35 isoform X2; this encodes MKRMFSCSSSQVAVESWNKQDQKLLEAVEKGDVGRVSALASRKTARPAKLNAVGQSAFHLAASKGLTECLTLLLAHGAPINEKNDDGSTALHLATIACQPQCVKVLLQYGANESHVDGQNRTPLHWAASSGCASSVLLLCDHEALLDATDAHGQTPLMLAARGNHAAICAQLLQRGADPNLTDKDKKTALTLACEHRSLESAELLLSHGAVVGDEDCWHYTGQTSSRVLRWLLRSTHGGGRENGAGCAGDPAPQVGTQGEGTLGSDSEEEDEEQQDGSDAWRVQRLQARLARKTRECQRLAATAASIRQQVRDLARLLPGCKARDGTEDEDGACLTLLAQHMEELRKRMLAEGDGGQQTMAQLDGDDGVPVLAPFLTWLGDECTKMRAAKASAFTRSKGLRKEVEEALRSKLHYEVVSADAVRRSLAAWEKMVVGLEQTLSRADETHAKMLQGSRILLENLQREPVQLLARTAPSQCPVNGTEPALGGKSQEELPREGRNLEKEMLELKESNGMLLGELARLSRERERLQEELRRLREQDPDAEPVAEGAGAAALARALAAEREEAARLRRRLAGQRQELAVLRDGVGKRVQEAAGDASAGILRELHLKLDGLVRSQHEALQLVAEMEGEGTPGEGAPHSDGDGGAGLLGELEDALGELVKELGTASGPRVPRLLERLAGTTATLRGWAFLGEQWEQPGAEAERWRVAAAEEKRAKEAAVAQAAEREREAQELREKAEGLERSVGNLRAKAGELSRACRDKEGKMKKLLAETEKLSAEVLGLRGQSARLQLQLEVQQKNHQDIVAVYRTHLLNAAQGFMDEGVHAMLLRILRMEE
- the ANKRD35 gene encoding ankyrin repeat domain-containing protein 35 isoform X3 — translated: MKRMFSCSSSQVAVESWNKQDQKLLEAVEKGDVGRVSALASRKTARPAKLNAVGQSAFHLAASKGLTECLTLLLAHGAPINEKNDDGSTALHLATIACQPQCVKVLLQYGANESHVDGQNRTPLHWAASSGCASSVLLLCDHEALLDATDAHGQTPLMLAARGNHAAICAQLLQRGADPNLTDKDKKTALTLACEHRSLESAELLLSHGAVVGDEDCWHYTGQTSSRVLRWLLRSTHGGGRENGAGCAGDPAPQVGTQGEGTLGSDSEEEDEEQQDGSDAWRVQRLQARLARKTRECQRLAATAASIRQQVRDLARLLPGCKARDGTEDEDGACLTLLAQHMEELRKRMLAEGDGGQQTMAQLDGDDGVPVLAPFLTWLGDECTKMRAAKASAFTRSKGLRKEVEEALRSKLHYEVVSADAVRRSLAAWEKMVVGLEQTLSRADETHAKMLQGSRILLENLQREPVQLLARTAPSQCPVNGTEPALGGKSQEELPREGRNLEKEMLELKESNGMLLGELARLSRERERLQEELRRLREQDPDAEPVAEGAGAAALARALAAEREEAARLRRRLAGQRQELAVLRDGVGKRVQEAAGDASAGILRELHLKLDGLVRSQHEALQLVAEMEGEGTPGEGAPHSDGDGGAGLLGELEDALGELVKELGTASGPRVPRLLERLAGTTATLRGWAFLGEQWEQPGAEAERWRVAAAEEKRAKEAAVAQAAEREREAQELREKAEGLERSVGNLRAKAGELSRACRDKEGKVQQKNHQDIVAVYRTHLLNAAQGFMDEGVHAMLLRILRMEE